Proteins from one Cryptomeria japonica chromosome 4, Sugi_1.0, whole genome shotgun sequence genomic window:
- the LOC131053477 gene encoding cytokinin riboside 5'-monophosphate phosphoribohydrolase LOG8 isoform X1 translates to MEEDSQDCSSNHVCSNGDFEQVCRKSKFKRICVFCGSRSGYKTVFSQAALDLSKELVERKLDLVYGGGSVGLMGLISQAVYDGGCHVLGIIPSALLPHKISGDAVGEVMAVSSMHERKAEMARQADAFIALPGGYGTMEELLEMITWSQLGIHDKPVGLLNVDGYYDSLLALFNKGVEEGFIKPSALNIVVSATTAKELIQRMEDYSPIHDCVAPKQSWEIDQQLSSATIAPENP, encoded by the exons ATGGAGGAGGATTCTCAAGATTGCAGCAGTAATCATGTTTGCAGCAATGGGGATTTTGAGCAAGTCTGCAGGAAGAGCAAGTTCAAGAGAATTTGTGTGTTTTGTGGGAGTAGATCAGGGTACAAAACAGTTTTCAGCCAGGCTGCCCTTGATCTAAGCAAGGAATTG GTAGAAAGAAAACTTGACCTGGTGTATGGTGGAGGAAGTGTTGGACTGATGGGCTTGATTTCTCAGGCTGTTTATGATGGTGGCTGCCATGTTCTTGG TATTATTCCATCAGCCCTTCTGCCTCACAAG ATATCTGGAGATGCAGTTGGTGAAGTAATGGCAGTTTCATCCATGCATGAAAGGAAGGCTGAAATGGCTCGTCAAGCAGATGCCTTCATTGCCCTACCTG GTGGTTATGGCACAATGGAGGAGCTACTGGAGATGATCACATGGTCACAGCTTGGAATTCATGATAAGCCG GTTGGTCTGCTGAATGTCGATGGGTATTATGATTCCTTGCTTGCCTTGTTCAATAAAGGCGTGGAAGAAGGATTTATCAAGCcatctgctttgaatattgttgTTTCTGCTACAACAGCCAAGGAACTTATACAACGGATGGAA GATTATTCTCCAATTCATGATTGCGTTGCACCCAAACAAAGCTGGGAAATAGACCAACAGCTCAGTTCAGCCACCATTGCTCCTGAAAACCCTTGA
- the LOC131053477 gene encoding probable cytokinin riboside 5'-monophosphate phosphoribohydrolase LOGL1 isoform X2, whose protein sequence is MGLISQAVYDGGCHVLGIIPSALLPHKISGDAVGEVMAVSSMHERKAEMARQADAFIALPGGYGTMEELLEMITWSQLGIHDKPVGLLNVDGYYDSLLALFNKGVEEGFIKPSALNIVVSATTAKELIQRMEDYSPIHDCVAPKQSWEIDQQLSSATIAPENP, encoded by the exons ATGGGCTTGATTTCTCAGGCTGTTTATGATGGTGGCTGCCATGTTCTTGG TATTATTCCATCAGCCCTTCTGCCTCACAAG ATATCTGGAGATGCAGTTGGTGAAGTAATGGCAGTTTCATCCATGCATGAAAGGAAGGCTGAAATGGCTCGTCAAGCAGATGCCTTCATTGCCCTACCTG GTGGTTATGGCACAATGGAGGAGCTACTGGAGATGATCACATGGTCACAGCTTGGAATTCATGATAAGCCG GTTGGTCTGCTGAATGTCGATGGGTATTATGATTCCTTGCTTGCCTTGTTCAATAAAGGCGTGGAAGAAGGATTTATCAAGCcatctgctttgaatattgttgTTTCTGCTACAACAGCCAAGGAACTTATACAACGGATGGAA GATTATTCTCCAATTCATGATTGCGTTGCACCCAAACAAAGCTGGGAAATAGACCAACAGCTCAGTTCAGCCACCATTGCTCCTGAAAACCCTTGA